One window of Halorussus sp. MSC15.2 genomic DNA carries:
- a CDS encoding amino acid ABC transporter permease: MAETYAEERSGEAAADEGLLTDERVKLAGMAVALVFTAVILGFIALILLEYVNYDLLFSVVPRFVVAFVRVVIVVVISSVLAVTAGVFVGLGRVSRTSITHSIATAYVQFFRGTPLLFQLFIIYLGIPSLWPPGEFPISEGYVVAPAVFVVDWTFITAVVALTLNHAAYVGEAVKGGINAVPEGQMEAARSLGMSYVDSMREIILPQAWRNALAAIGNDQVILVKDTSLLTVIAFPEIITVFREINSNQFDAWTPIVLVAVTYLAITLPLMRTVQYLEDRAEWGTGDDDEASGGLRERFGWGERR; the protein is encoded by the coding sequence ATGGCGGAGACGTACGCCGAGGAGCGCAGTGGCGAAGCCGCGGCCGACGAGGGACTCCTGACCGACGAGCGCGTCAAGTTGGCCGGGATGGCGGTGGCGCTCGTGTTCACCGCGGTCATCCTCGGATTCATCGCGCTCATCCTGTTGGAGTACGTGAACTACGACCTGCTGTTCTCGGTGGTGCCCCGGTTCGTCGTCGCGTTCGTCCGCGTGGTGATAGTGGTCGTCATCTCCAGCGTCCTCGCGGTTACCGCCGGGGTGTTCGTGGGACTGGGCCGGGTGTCACGCACCTCGATTACGCACTCCATCGCCACCGCGTACGTCCAGTTCTTCAGGGGGACGCCGCTCCTCTTCCAGTTGTTCATCATCTACCTCGGCATCCCGTCGCTGTGGCCGCCGGGGGAGTTCCCGATTTCGGAGGGGTACGTCGTGGCTCCGGCGGTCTTCGTCGTGGACTGGACGTTCATCACGGCGGTCGTCGCGCTGACGCTGAACCACGCCGCGTACGTCGGCGAGGCGGTGAAGGGCGGCATCAACGCGGTCCCGGAGGGGCAGATGGAGGCCGCCCGGTCGCTCGGGATGTCGTACGTCGATTCGATGCGGGAGATAATCCTGCCACAGGCGTGGCGCAACGCGCTGGCGGCTATCGGTAACGACCAAGTCATTCTGGTCAAGGACACGTCGCTGCTGACAGTCATCGCGTTCCCCGAGATAATCACCGTGTTCCGGGAGATAAACTCGAACCAGTTCGACGCGTGGACGCCCATCGTCCTCGTCGCGGTGACGTACCTCGCCATCACGCTCCCGCTGATGCGGACCGTCCAGTACCTCGAAGACCGCGCCGAGTGGGGGACCGGCGACGACGACGAGGCGTCCGGCGGACTGCGCGAGCGGTTCGGGTGGGGTGAGCGCCGATGA
- a CDS encoding heme A synthase — MVRFRHLAAVTTGLTFALILLGVYTAAMGAGLSCSAQWPFCDGGLIPQTFPSFVEWFHRLIAMITGFFILGTAVGSWKYTGEKRIRGAATLALAVTPIQVVLGGATVFVYTPLVQVAHHTAALIIFGALLATTLWSYEAERAPDARGADSTTGYPTDD, encoded by the coding sequence ATGGTCCGGTTCCGACACCTCGCGGCCGTCACGACCGGTCTGACGTTCGCGCTCATCCTGCTCGGCGTCTACACCGCCGCGATGGGCGCGGGATTGTCCTGTTCGGCCCAGTGGCCGTTCTGTGACGGCGGCCTGATTCCGCAGACGTTCCCGAGTTTCGTCGAGTGGTTCCACCGCCTGATAGCGATGATAACCGGGTTCTTCATCCTCGGCACCGCCGTCGGGTCGTGGAAGTACACCGGCGAGAAGCGCATCCGCGGCGCGGCGACCCTCGCGCTGGCGGTCACGCCGATTCAGGTCGTCCTCGGCGGTGCGACGGTCTTCGTCTACACGCCGCTCGTGCAGGTCGCTCACCACACGGCCGCGCTGATAATCTTCGGTGCGCTTCTGGCGACGACGCTGTGGTCCTACGAGGCCGAGCGCGCGCCCGACGCTCGCGGGGCCGACTCGACGACCGGTTATCCGACCGACGACTGA
- a CDS encoding amino acid ABC transporter ATP-binding protein yields the protein MSDTDEVTTDDLAAGQPMVEFDGVDKFFGSAHVLKDIDLAVEEQEVVVIVGPSGSGKSTLLRCVNRLEEIQDGEVRIAGEAITAPGVDVNRLRQKVGMVFQHFNLFPHKTSLQNVTLAPVRVRGLSKADARQRGEDLLGEVGLGDQLDSFPAELSGGQKQRVAIARALAMDPDVMLFDEVTSALDPELVGEVLGVMRGLAEEGMTMLVVTHEMGFAREVGDRVVLMSEGRIVEEGPPDEFFDHPETDRAKRFLQRVL from the coding sequence ATGAGCGACACGGACGAGGTGACGACCGACGACCTCGCGGCCGGTCAACCGATGGTCGAGTTCGACGGCGTGGACAAGTTCTTCGGGAGCGCCCACGTCCTCAAGGACATCGACCTCGCGGTCGAGGAACAGGAGGTCGTGGTCATCGTCGGCCCGAGCGGGAGCGGGAAGTCCACGCTCCTGCGCTGTGTCAACCGACTCGAAGAGATTCAGGACGGCGAGGTTCGCATCGCGGGGGAGGCCATCACCGCGCCCGGCGTGGACGTGAATCGGCTCCGTCAGAAGGTCGGGATGGTGTTCCAGCACTTCAACCTCTTCCCGCACAAGACGTCGCTGCAGAACGTCACGCTCGCACCGGTTCGGGTCCGCGGTCTCTCGAAGGCCGACGCCCGCCAACGCGGCGAGGACCTGCTCGGGGAGGTCGGTCTCGGCGACCAACTGGACTCGTTCCCCGCCGAGTTGTCGGGCGGCCAGAAGCAGCGCGTCGCCATCGCCCGTGCGCTGGCGATGGACCCCGACGTGATGCTGTTCGACGAGGTGACGAGCGCGCTCGACCCCGAACTCGTCGGCGAGGTGTTGGGCGTCATGCGGGGTCTCGCCGAGGAGGGGATGACGATGCTGGTCGTGACCCACGAGATGGGGTTCGCCCGGGAGGTCGGCGACCGGGTGGTGCTGATGTCGGAGGGCCGCATCGTCGAGGAGGGGCCTCCCGACGAGTTCTTCGACCATCCCGAGACCGACCGAGCCAAGCGGTTTCTCCAGCGAGTGCTGTAG
- a CDS encoding amino acid ABC transporter ATP-binding protein, which yields MSLLRVENLSKSYGDERVLRDVSFEMDRGDVEVVVGPSGSGKSTLLRCVNRLTEYDSGDIYLDGDSTTGPDADVNELRRDVGMVFQDFNLFAHLTARKNITLGLRRVKGLSKEEARSVADEHLDMVGLAPQADSYPAELSGGQKQRVGIARALAMDPKLMLFDEPTSALDPELIGEVVGVMRELVERGMTMLVVTHEMGFARSAASTVTFLEEGNIVERGPPEQLFENPEKARTEEFLGRLDEVHGDHE from the coding sequence ATGAGTCTGCTACGCGTCGAGAATCTCTCGAAGAGTTACGGTGACGAACGCGTCCTCCGAGACGTGAGCTTCGAAATGGACCGGGGCGACGTCGAAGTCGTCGTCGGCCCGAGCGGGAGCGGGAAGTCCACGCTCTTGCGGTGCGTCAATCGCCTCACGGAGTACGACTCCGGCGACATCTACCTCGACGGGGACAGTACGACGGGTCCCGACGCGGACGTGAACGAACTTCGGCGAGACGTCGGGATGGTGTTTCAGGACTTCAACCTGTTCGCGCACCTGACCGCCCGCAAGAACATCACGCTCGGTCTCCGGCGAGTCAAGGGTCTCTCCAAGGAGGAAGCGCGGAGCGTTGCCGACGAACACCTCGATATGGTCGGACTCGCACCGCAGGCCGACTCCTACCCGGCCGAACTCTCGGGCGGCCAGAAACAGCGGGTCGGCATCGCCCGTGCGCTGGCGATGGACCCCAAACTGATGCTGTTCGACGAACCGACCAGCGCGCTCGACCCCGAACTCATCGGCGAGGTGGTCGGCGTGATGCGCGAACTGGTCGAGCGCGGGATGACGATGCTGGTCGTGACCCACGAGATGGGGTTCGCTCGGTCGGCGGCCAGCACCGTCACCTTCCTCGAAGAGGGTAATATCGTCGAGCGCGGTCCGCCGGAACAGTTGTTCGAGAACCCCGAGAAGGCGCGGACCGAGGAGTTCCTCGGTCGCCTCGACGAGGTCCACGGCGACCATGAGTGA
- a CDS encoding basic amino acid ABC transporter substrate-binding protein, translating into MDRRSFVKGSAGIVGGLSLGGLAGAQDEGVVRIGSDIPYKPFEYRTQSGDLTGFDVDLAEAIFQGQMDRDYEFVQTGFDTIIPSLNNGNFRIIMSAMTINEQRDQQVDFSEPYFIAYQTVAILKGSDIQSVEDLKGKTVAVQKGTTGEAAAQQLKKRFGGDLNIDSYDQIPGAFNALLNNQAVAVINDNAVNLQYADERDSIVMLEGEGQAAQEFENAPPYLTLTVERYGIAFREDDDEFRQRVNEALNAVIGSGQYAEIYKEYFTGEPPQAILSRARPAPGTTTADGTAGNATDTTTNGG; encoded by the coding sequence ATCGACAGGCGGTCGTTTGTCAAGGGGAGTGCAGGAATCGTCGGCGGTCTCTCTCTGGGAGGACTCGCCGGAGCGCAGGACGAGGGAGTCGTTCGCATCGGGTCGGACATCCCGTACAAACCGTTCGAGTATCGGACGCAGAGCGGCGATTTGACGGGCTTCGACGTGGACCTCGCGGAGGCCATCTTTCAGGGGCAGATGGACCGGGACTACGAGTTCGTCCAGACCGGATTCGACACCATCATCCCGAGTCTGAACAACGGGAACTTCCGCATCATCATGTCGGCGATGACTATCAACGAGCAGCGCGACCAGCAGGTCGATTTCTCGGAGCCGTACTTCATCGCCTACCAGACGGTGGCGATACTGAAGGGGAGCGACATCCAGAGCGTCGAGGACCTGAAGGGGAAGACGGTGGCCGTCCAGAAGGGCACCACCGGCGAGGCGGCCGCCCAGCAACTCAAGAAGCGGTTCGGCGGCGACCTCAACATCGACAGCTACGACCAGATACCCGGGGCGTTCAACGCGCTCCTGAACAACCAGGCCGTCGCGGTCATCAACGACAACGCCGTGAATCTGCAGTACGCGGACGAGCGCGACAGCATCGTGATGCTCGAAGGGGAGGGACAGGCGGCCCAGGAGTTCGAGAACGCGCCGCCCTACCTCACGCTGACGGTCGAACGGTACGGCATCGCGTTCCGGGAGGACGACGACGAGTTCCGCCAGCGGGTCAACGAAGCACTGAACGCGGTCATCGGGAGCGGTCAGTACGCGGAGATTTACAAGGAGTACTTCACCGGCGAACCGCCGCAGGCGATACTCTCGCGTGCACGCCCGGCACCGGGGACGACCACGGCCGACGGGACCGCCGGTAACGCGACCGACACGACCACCAACGGCGGGTAA
- a CDS encoding amino acid ABC transporter permease, giving the protein MLTPLLSADWTFVVENLPYLFGGIVLTIALTAASILLGFLAGFPAGTVEVYGGRYASGAVENVGVVLRGTPIVVILLFAYFGTPIESAFVAAVLGLGLRSGAYQSQIFRGAIQSIDEGQMEAARAVGMSRFEAIRHVVVPQALRRSIPGFQNEFTIVLKDTSVAFAIGLSELLTRSNDLFVQNTNAVLEVILFASAVYFVLTFATNRTLDYVGNVFAIPTGDST; this is encoded by the coding sequence GTGTTGACTCCGCTACTGTCGGCCGACTGGACGTTCGTCGTCGAGAACCTGCCGTACCTGTTCGGCGGGATAGTGCTGACTATCGCGCTGACGGCCGCCAGTATCCTGCTCGGCTTCCTCGCCGGATTCCCGGCGGGGACCGTCGAGGTGTACGGCGGCCGGTACGCCAGCGGCGCGGTCGAGAACGTCGGCGTCGTCCTCCGGGGCACGCCCATCGTCGTCATCCTGCTGTTCGCCTACTTCGGCACGCCCATCGAGAGCGCCTTCGTCGCGGCCGTCCTCGGTCTCGGACTGCGGAGCGGGGCCTACCAGTCCCAGATATTCCGGGGTGCGATTCAGAGCATCGACGAGGGCCAGATGGAGGCCGCTCGCGCCGTCGGGATGTCCCGATTCGAGGCGATTCGTCACGTCGTCGTCCCGCAGGCGCTCCGCCGGTCGATTCCGGGGTTCCAGAACGAGTTCACTATCGTTCTCAAGGACACGAGCGTCGCGTTCGCTATCGGTCTCTCCGAACTGCTGACCCGAAGTAACGACCTGTTCGTTCAGAACACGAACGCCGTGCTGGAGGTCATCCTGTTCGCCAGCGCGGTGTACTTCGTGCTGACGTTCGCCACGAACCGGACGTTGGATTACGTCGGCAACGTCTTCGCGATTCCCACTGGTGATTCCACATGA
- a CDS encoding Na+/H+ antiporter NhaC family protein has translation MALESIDAGVWSLVPAILAISLAWTTRDALIGLFVGVASTGPIYGALRPGADAVGVPPDLVGTPVGNALGALFGLKLIPTLVATAPLFSDAWYVENVLLAIFAIGGMIGLMIRAGAIQGVLEALAERADSPADAEKAAYIAGVAVHIDDYFNCLVVGSMMRPLTDKYDVSRAKLAYYVDSAGSPAARLAFYSTWGAALIGFIGGGLTEAQRQNVLPENMGGFVQGTGESASAVTAEIWPLFFNSLFFGFYSWIALVLAGLVAWQVFPNIFGMGREESRARSGGGVVGPDQDPMISEEIDEYEMSPAADPDWRNFAVPVATMILVGLGAMFWRGSPVVTVPGETSNLLFALGDYQLLIPPAGPWAFNIGGVKLGLAATAALVVAAVLYRLRGDIPSNDEATDAMVRGFKGIFLAALILTLASSIQNSVTVLGISGFVTDWFRGVPAGLVPVLLFFATAGISFADGSSWSTYGIMFPIAIPVAFTTGANLPLVLGAVFSGGIFGDHSSPISDTTVLASSTSGSDHLVHVRTQIPYAVITATIAAVLFVLFGYVLPQGFEVIPY, from the coding sequence ATGGCACTCGAAAGTATCGACGCTGGTGTGTGGTCGCTCGTCCCCGCCATCCTCGCAATCTCGTTGGCGTGGACGACCCGAGACGCCCTCATCGGGCTGTTCGTCGGCGTAGCGAGTACCGGGCCGATTTACGGCGCGTTACGGCCTGGCGCGGACGCGGTCGGGGTTCCCCCCGACCTCGTCGGGACGCCCGTAGGCAACGCGCTCGGTGCGCTGTTCGGTCTCAAGTTGATTCCGACGCTCGTGGCGACCGCGCCGCTGTTCAGCGACGCGTGGTACGTCGAGAACGTCCTGCTCGCCATCTTCGCCATCGGCGGGATGATTGGCCTGATGATTCGGGCCGGGGCGATTCAGGGCGTGCTGGAGGCCCTCGCCGAACGGGCCGATTCCCCGGCGGACGCCGAGAAGGCGGCCTACATCGCCGGAGTCGCCGTCCACATCGACGACTACTTCAACTGCTTGGTGGTCGGGTCGATGATGCGCCCGCTGACGGACAAGTACGACGTCTCGCGGGCGAAGTTGGCCTACTACGTGGACTCGGCGGGGAGTCCGGCCGCCCGCCTCGCGTTCTACTCGACGTGGGGCGCGGCGCTCATCGGCTTCATCGGCGGCGGTCTCACCGAGGCCCAGCGTCAGAACGTCCTCCCCGAGAACATGGGCGGGTTCGTGCAGGGGACCGGCGAGAGCGCCAGCGCCGTGACCGCCGAAATCTGGCCGCTGTTCTTCAACAGCCTCTTCTTCGGCTTCTACTCGTGGATAGCGCTCGTCCTCGCGGGTCTCGTCGCGTGGCAGGTCTTCCCCAACATCTTCGGCATGGGGCGCGAGGAGTCGCGCGCCCGGTCTGGCGGCGGCGTCGTCGGCCCGGACCAAGACCCCATGATATCCGAGGAGATAGACGAGTACGAGATGTCGCCGGCCGCCGACCCCGACTGGCGCAACTTCGCCGTCCCGGTCGCTACCATGATTCTGGTCGGTCTCGGCGCGATGTTCTGGCGCGGCAGTCCCGTCGTCACCGTTCCCGGCGAGACCTCGAACCTCCTGTTCGCGCTCGGCGACTACCAGTTGTTGATTCCGCCCGCGGGACCGTGGGCGTTCAACATCGGCGGCGTCAAACTCGGTCTGGCGGCCACCGCGGCGCTCGTGGTCGCGGCGGTCCTCTACCGCCTGCGCGGGGACATCCCGAGCAACGACGAGGCGACCGACGCGATGGTCCGCGGGTTCAAGGGTATCTTCCTCGCGGCGCTCATCCTGACGCTGGCGTCGTCCATCCAGAACAGCGTCACCGTCCTCGGCATCTCCGGGTTCGTCACCGACTGGTTCCGGGGCGTCCCGGCCGGACTCGTCCCCGTGTTGCTGTTCTTCGCCACCGCGGGCATCAGTTTCGCCGACGGGAGTTCGTGGTCCACCTACGGCATCATGTTCCCCATCGCCATCCCCGTGGCGTTCACGACCGGCGCGAACCTGCCGCTCGTCCTCGGGGCGGTGTTCAGCGGCGGTATCTTCGGCGACCACTCCTCGCCCATCAGTGACACCACCGTCCTCGCGTCCTCGACCAGCGGGAGCGACCACCTCGTCCACGTCCGGACCCAGATTCCGTACGCGGTCATCACCGCGACCATCGCGGCGGTGCTGTTCGTCCTGTTCGGGTACGTCCTCCCGCAGGGCTTCGAGGTCATCCCGTACTGA
- a CDS encoding Xaa-Pro peptidase family protein, translating to MTKQERLDAYLAENDLEAVWFARPNSFAWLTGGSNVVDREGDAGVAAVGYDGDGLEVVTNNIEADRLRDEELPEDVPVTEFDWYRQSLGEAVADRSPDPAAADFDAPGLQSVDASPLRQPLTDEDVENYRELGRETAEAVEAVCRELQPGDTESEVASALRVALSARGIEAPVALVGGSERAGKYRHYTPTDAELGEYALVSVTAERHGLHASTTRTVAFESEMDDADLNELGERHHAARIVAVTALGATQAISGLSGDPTGVFQAIQAAYEHLGHADEWERHHQGGAAGFAGREWIAAPEMAESAEVTTPMAYAWNPTVQGAKSEDTVLVTEDGFEVLTDTGRWPTTAVDAYDYDAVIECPDVLVQEDEGE from the coding sequence ATGACCAAACAGGAGCGCCTCGACGCCTACCTCGCGGAGAACGACCTCGAAGCAGTCTGGTTCGCCCGGCCGAACTCGTTCGCGTGGTTGACCGGCGGGAGCAACGTCGTGGACCGCGAGGGCGACGCGGGAGTCGCCGCGGTGGGCTACGACGGCGACGGACTCGAAGTCGTGACGAACAACATCGAGGCCGACCGCCTCCGCGACGAGGAACTCCCCGAGGACGTTCCGGTCACCGAGTTCGACTGGTACCGCCAGTCGCTGGGCGAAGCGGTCGCGGACCGCAGTCCCGACCCCGCCGCGGCGGACTTCGACGCGCCCGGCCTGCAGTCGGTTGACGCCTCGCCGCTTCGGCAACCGCTCACCGACGAGGACGTCGAGAACTACCGGGAACTCGGTCGGGAGACCGCCGAGGCGGTCGAAGCGGTCTGCCGGGAACTCCAACCCGGCGACACGGAGTCGGAGGTGGCCTCCGCGCTCCGGGTCGCGCTCTCGGCCCGCGGCATCGAGGCCCCCGTGGCGCTGGTCGGCGGTTCCGAACGCGCCGGAAAGTACCGCCACTACACGCCGACCGACGCCGAACTTGGCGAGTACGCGCTGGTCTCGGTCACGGCCGAGCGCCACGGACTCCACGCCAGCACGACCCGGACCGTCGCGTTCGAGTCGGAGATGGACGACGCCGACCTCAACGAACTCGGCGAGCGCCACCACGCCGCCCGCATCGTGGCGGTGACCGCGCTCGGCGCGACACAGGCGATATCCGGCCTGTCGGGCGACCCGACCGGCGTCTTTCAGGCGATTCAGGCCGCCTACGAACACCTCGGTCACGCCGACGAGTGGGAGCGCCACCATCAGGGCGGCGCGGCCGGGTTCGCGGGCCGAGAGTGGATAGCCGCGCCCGAGATGGCCGAGTCGGCCGAAGTCACGACGCCCATGGCCTACGCGTGGAACCCGACCGTGCAGGGCGCGAAGAGCGAGGACACCGTGCTGGTAACCGAAGATGGGTTCGAGGTGCTGACCGACACCGGGCGGTGGCCCACGACCGCCGTGGACGCCTACGACTACGACGCCGTGATAGAGTGTCCCGACGTGCTCGTGCAGGAAGACGAGGGGGAGTGA
- a CDS encoding replication factor C large subunit, whose protein sequence is MTDWTEKYRPSSLSEIRGNNKARDQLREWAETWDDHRDTVIVHGSPGVGKTSAAHALANDMGWPTIELNASDTRTADVVEKLAGGAAQNQALTGSADGRQLVIMDEADNLHGNVDRGGSKAITDVVKDAGQPMVLIANEFYDMSKTLRNNCETIEFRDVYARSIVPALRHICKEEGIEYEKAALRAIADKNDGDLRSAVNDLQAIAETSERLTEEDVNVTGERDRTSGIFEFLDAVFKEEDPQSALQESYDVDETPDDLLNWVEDNVPKDYEGAELATAYDFLSNADKWLGRVRATQDYSMWRYATDNIAAGVAASRDGEKGGRTRYGPPSYWRKLGSSKANRRKRDYVARKIAETEGVSMSTARREMMPFLAAMTHHCKNREMTVAMTAKYDLDAEHVAFVTGSGKDTNKVQNIVEEAQTLREKAAVEHSGGAFEGSFGSQRGDDADANEDSGGQADDSAAEASGDDGDDGQAGLTDF, encoded by the coding sequence ATGACCGACTGGACCGAGAAGTATCGGCCCTCCTCCCTCTCCGAGATTCGCGGGAACAACAAGGCCCGCGACCAGTTGCGCGAGTGGGCCGAGACGTGGGACGACCACCGCGACACCGTCATCGTCCACGGCAGTCCGGGCGTGGGCAAGACCTCCGCCGCCCACGCGCTGGCCAACGACATGGGCTGGCCGACCATCGAGTTGAACGCCAGCGACACCCGGACCGCGGACGTCGTCGAGAAGTTGGCGGGCGGGGCCGCCCAAAATCAGGCGCTCACCGGGAGCGCCGACGGGCGGCAACTCGTCATCATGGACGAAGCCGACAACCTCCACGGCAACGTCGATAGGGGCGGGTCGAAGGCCATCACCGACGTCGTCAAGGACGCCGGACAGCCGATGGTGCTCATCGCCAACGAGTTCTACGACATGTCGAAGACGCTCCGGAACAACTGCGAGACCATCGAGTTCCGGGACGTCTACGCCCGCTCCATCGTGCCCGCGCTCCGCCACATCTGCAAGGAGGAGGGCATCGAGTACGAGAAGGCGGCGCTCCGGGCCATCGCGGATAAGAACGACGGCGACCTCCGGTCGGCGGTCAACGACCTGCAGGCAATCGCCGAGACCAGCGAGCGACTCACCGAGGAGGACGTGAACGTCACCGGCGAGCGCGACCGGACCAGCGGTATCTTCGAGTTCCTCGACGCGGTGTTCAAAGAGGAGGACCCCCAGAGCGCGCTGCAGGAGTCCTACGACGTGGACGAGACCCCCGACGACCTGCTGAACTGGGTCGAGGACAACGTGCCGAAAGACTACGAGGGGGCGGAACTCGCCACCGCCTACGACTTCCTCTCGAACGCCGACAAGTGGCTCGGCCGGGTCCGGGCCACGCAGGACTACTCGATGTGGCGCTACGCCACCGACAACATCGCGGCCGGGGTCGCGGCGTCTCGCGACGGCGAGAAGGGCGGCCGAACCCGGTACGGCCCGCCGAGTTACTGGCGAAAGCTCGGGAGTTCGAAGGCCAACCGGCGCAAGCGCGACTACGTCGCCCGGAAGATAGCCGAGACCGAGGGCGTGAGCATGTCCACCGCTCGCCGGGAGATGATGCCGTTCCTCGCGGCGATGACCCACCACTGCAAGAACCGCGAGATGACCGTCGCGATGACCGCGAAGTACGACCTCGACGCCGAACACGTCGCGTTCGTCACCGGGTCGGGCAAGGACACGAACAAGGTCCAGAACATCGTGGAGGAGGCCCAGACCCTCCGCGAGAAGGCGGCCGTGGAACACTCCGGGGGCGCGTTCGAGGGCAGTTTCGGGTCCCAGCGCGGCGACGACGCCGACGCGAACGAGGACTCGGGCGGGCAGGCCGACGACTCGGCGGCCGAAGCCAGCGGGGACGACGGCGACGACGGTCAGGCCGGACTGACCGACTTCTGA
- a CDS encoding amino acid ABC transporter permease, with product MSDVTRRATAAPRWRSYGLRQWLGVAAAALFWGWLVFRWVNDLLLGGTVVPRGQSLIPAETFAGVASSLSATADALGVLGWPLSQVAGLFSFVATGASALPALAEGAWLTVVLTVTTIALGFVIAVPLAVARVYGEKTAWLSLGYTELIRGTPLLAQLFVLYYGMGLSAWIRELPLVGVGIVPGQAVWVAIIGFTINGSAYQSEYIRAAIEGVDSGQLTAARAVGMSKLAGIRYVVLPQGLRYAIPGWSNELVYLIKYSSLAAFITVPELFERADAIASETFEFTTMYAFAALLYLGLVLSASKVMSAVERRFAIPGIGNVEGRDR from the coding sequence ATGAGTGACGTCACTCGCCGCGCGACGGCGGCCCCGCGCTGGCGCTCGTACGGACTCCGCCAGTGGCTCGGCGTCGCGGCCGCGGCGCTGTTCTGGGGATGGCTCGTCTTCCGGTGGGTCAACGACCTGCTGCTCGGCGGGACCGTCGTTCCGCGCGGCCAGTCGCTAATTCCCGCCGAGACGTTCGCCGGAGTCGCCAGTTCGCTGTCGGCGACGGCCGACGCGCTCGGCGTCCTCGGCTGGCCGCTCTCGCAGGTCGCTGGGTTGTTCTCGTTCGTCGCGACCGGCGCGTCGGCGCTGCCCGCGTTGGCGGAGGGAGCGTGGCTGACCGTCGTACTGACCGTCACCACCATCGCGTTGGGGTTCGTCATCGCCGTTCCGCTCGCGGTCGCGCGTGTCTACGGCGAGAAGACGGCGTGGCTCTCGCTCGGGTACACCGAACTCATCCGCGGGACGCCGCTGCTGGCCCAACTGTTCGTCCTCTACTACGGTATGGGGCTGTCGGCGTGGATACGCGAACTCCCCCTCGTCGGCGTCGGCATCGTCCCCGGGCAGGCCGTCTGGGTCGCCATCATCGGCTTCACCATCAACGGCTCGGCCTACCAGTCGGAGTACATCCGGGCGGCCATCGAGGGCGTCGATTCCGGACAGTTGACCGCGGCCCGCGCCGTCGGGATGTCGAAACTCGCGGGAATTCGATACGTCGTTCTGCCGCAGGGGCTTCGCTACGCCATCCCGGGCTGGTCGAACGAACTGGTCTACCTCATCAAGTACTCGTCGCTGGCGGCGTTCATCACCGTGCCCGAACTGTTCGAGCGCGCCGACGCCATCGCGTCGGAGACGTTCGAGTTCACCACGATGTACGCGTTCGCCGCGCTGCTCTACCTCGGTCTCGTCCTCTCGGCGTCGAAGGTGATGTCGGCGGTGGAACGGCGGTTCGCCATCCCCGGCATCGGCAACGTCGAGGGCCGGGACCGGTAA
- a CDS encoding HalOD1 output domain-containing protein: protein MSKTETHTVDAVEYESETPLRVQADWSGTETLDSAITCAISRATDASVTELAPLYEYMDPDALHEFVASMRDRETETSITFQYEGHDVTVRGDGEILVWPPR, encoded by the coding sequence ATGTCGAAGACGGAAACGCACACGGTCGATGCGGTGGAGTACGAGAGCGAGACACCCCTGCGCGTGCAGGCCGACTGGTCGGGTACCGAGACACTGGACTCGGCGATAACCTGCGCGATTTCGCGGGCGACCGACGCCTCGGTGACCGAACTCGCGCCCCTCTACGAGTACATGGACCCCGACGCGCTCCACGAGTTCGTCGCCTCGATGCGCGACCGGGAGACGGAGACGAGTATCACGTTCCAGTACGAGGGACACGACGTGACCGTCCGGGGCGACGGCGAGATACTGGTGTGGCCGCCCCGGTAG